Genomic DNA from Parasteatoda tepidariorum isolate YZ-2023 chromosome 3, CAS_Ptep_4.0, whole genome shotgun sequence:
tcttttgtgtttgattcaaaattacaaggctgcacatggtttggttcaaaattacaagtggAATGTTGATGGCAGGAAACCCGAAAACTGATCGACTGTTCAATGCCAGATATAAAATACTTAAgtgcttaattatttaaataatttaaaaataacttagtaCTTTTATTAGGATGAAGttataaaatggtatttaaattgacgaatttgataaaaatggaCAATTATTTTTGCCCCTATGCAGATATTTTAAGATTGGtgtacagaattttttaaaaatatacttacatCGCAGGCGTCTCTACCCTCTGCGCCTGCGCAAAGAGAAGTTGCGggtaatttataatttggtcCAAAATGAAACCTCAGAGCTCGTTCGCAATCATCATTTCTCCACAACGGTACATTCACTTCTTTTAAAACGACTGTATGTTCATCATCTAAAAATAAGTCATTCGAATtagattttacagaaaaataatacacatagtgatttaaaataagaacaaaattacttattctggaactaaatttaatgcttcaaaaataattaaggaaaattattttgttaggtAAATTATCTAAAACAGTATTGAAAAATCAAGAAGTTTACAAAATTTCCTTAGATGCATCTTTAGCGTAGCTAGTTACTATAAAACAATTCTTATTTGAAACCATATACAGATggttatgcaaatatttgtaagaaaagtCCATTTCCtattgattcatttatttatttttggaattttcacCATGGATAAAATTTgtgaacttttgaaaattttatctctttgacattttatctttataacgcacatgggacaccggtgtcccttttacataatttttttcctgtcactctaattattagcaaaaatataattaatgttttttaattattaaaaatagtcaaatagttactaaaaaatttgttaaattatcggaattatatttttactaaaagacaaaattacaaaaaatatagtttgaaaattttgtttcattcatattcaaaaatgtttcaagaacttattttgtaaaaaaaaatttcaattatgaataactgtttctctctcttagatctaaatgactgcaaataagtgcaaactatgaaaaaaattattgtttagaagtGAGCTGTGTCCTCAGAAgattggaagattttacctttaataaagaaaaagtcaCCGGTGTTTCaagctgtatttcataaccataaattatcaaaatggtaaatttaatatttttcgcttattttgatctaaattaaaacaatggaataatgaaaataagtataagaacatctttaataaaaattctgcgtcaaagggttaagcaGATGTATTAACATTTCTTCTCCTTACTAGCAATGATGCTGcagttaaaagaatattttttgttatgatggtataaaaatttataagacatgtagttaaaaatctcaaacttatatttaaaatgaagttatttatttcaattcatactaacttttatttaaagtattatttctcaataaaatgtaacataataaaatataacatctcaataaaatataacatcttaatattctacattttattgaaaaataatactttaaagtaagaaaaaaattccgcagctaaaatttattaggtttttagcatttaaacattttaacatacTTATTGtcgaaaacaaaattacataaaaatataataatatttttctatactttaatatttggaacaaaacagccttaaaaaagacaaaacaaaagtaaaaaagttttcacaaaacaccgtagtttaaaaaaattgcttcagtCCTCCATTCTGCTATTAAACTCAATGTACTTTTGAATAATGAGTgctgaaatttcttaaaaacaaatatttaaaatactatctCGATcttccatattttaataaacattgatGCCTTAAAGTGAGCCATGATTGCATTGTGATAAAAACACTATACTGACATTAATAAGAATTGGTGTTTAACACCCGATCAATGGTTTGTTGTTCACTGAGCTTTAAATCGATTGGTTACAGCCTGTTGCATGCAAAGGTGACCGTTGCGCTGCACACATTGCCACTATCACGCTGTTGGTTTCTAAATTATGGAGCTTAACCTCAATGGTCCCCCATAACCTAGCAAaggtttgtttgcttttttctaAGAGAATTGcacaactttttattaatattttttttattttaaattttactattttactcgtgaataaataaaaatattaaaacacattttgcaataaaaacaatttctgaagCAAAAGCTCGCAAGCTTTTCgtgttttttccccctttctttttaagttagagaattacttttctttttaaaactttctcattttactttgaaactggcttaagatattaaaatatattcggcataaaaatttagaataaaataaaggtatgaaagcacatttctcaaaaataaataaataaaaatactctgCAGCAAGAGTTCGTGTTTTTTTAGGACGAGgcgaaaaatacatttttttattattttaagctttaagctttgttttcgaataaaatagagatatcaaaaaaaaaaatttttcaaaaacaaataaataaataaaaaaatacacggCAGCAGGAGTTTGTGTTTTGGggagaaagaataaattttttttttttttagcattataatttcattttcgaataaagtaaagttattagaacttttcttgcattaaaaaaataattcagcaaaaattcgtaagtaaatttataaaagttttctttggggggggggaggactcttttttaattatttcatctcaaactttaagattttagtttagaattaaataaggacattaaaacacatttcatgttaaaaaatattctgcgttaagaactgtaattaattttaacgtgTCTTAGAAAATATCTATGCTGTACTTTCCTACATTTTCACATAAGAAGCAAACATCCTTAAGAGGACTCCATACTAAGGGAGAATCTTTTCGAAACGAATTGGCGTCCTCTTAACTAAGAATGAAGATTTAAACTATCCCTAAACACCATAGTTtctttgttttacaaaaaatcttCAATCAGGCATCCAGTGGTTAGGTTCAGTATTCTTTGCGGAAGTACATATTtgaatttcttcaaaacaaacACTTAAAGTGCGATCTCCAAATCACGTGAAGCATTCTTGTGTGAAACGTATTTTATTGTGCGTGAAACAACGCTTCAAGGGCGGTGGcgaaaataaaagctaaaaaatatttgtaataggatttataaataagttgttTGAAGATTGTGTCCTTCACAGTCATAAACTTCCCGATAATTTTATAGCccatccaaaaaaaatttaatttcttaaaaaaatcggtGGAATTCCATTGATATCCTATCGGTTACGCTTTTCTGCGCTTAAATGTTGAAGATGTAGTTTAAGAATAGCAATTCAGTCCTTGAAGTAAActactaaagtttaaaaaccgTTAAATTGTTTGTCTTAAAAAACTCTTTATGAATTGATCGGAAATTGTGGttagatatttttgaagcgttccaaacattattataaaacaaaacaaaaaaatgcttatttagatgtttttaggaaattaaataagtaaaattaaatgaagattttaatttaaatacttattaaaattgaatgacgttgaaaaattaactaaaaaattagctaagattaagaaataaactaattttcatttaaataaaaggtatCTCCGTACGATTTCATTGCTTGCGTATGGTTATTAGtgacttattttatttgcaaaagagAAAGACtccttaaattataaaacatactGATGAATTATAGCTAATTTTACTTCACACTggattttataaagaaaagtagaCTTCCGACTCAATATTAAAAGCATTGTTACGCTTTGCTTACTAAAAAGCACAAAAGAAATGTACTAACCGaacaccttaataacttttgatcagaTGATTGGATTTCCACGTACTATCTTAACAATTCTTGGGGCTAAGCATAAATATGCAAACTTATATGAGCAGAACTTATATgagcaaaaaatatactttaactaaaaaaagaCATGTTTTTCTTCTCTAACCAACTTAGATTCATGACTCTCAAAATATGGGAATGGTTGCTagctggaaaatattttcacaatagtTTAGGCGATCGAAAGTTTGGGGTCCAGAGGGTTAATTTCACCTCGAGCTCACTTCTTCGTATTTCTGGAAATATTTGagcaaatcaaaaactttttgtacccaattataaaactcgtttatccgAAAGTAACTCTCTATAGAAGAtaaatctttataataatttatcattcattttcaaatatggtcaaaacaaattttttatttataagttacaCACATTTTTCCAccatgtttaattaatttaaattgacaaAATCCAAAATAGGAATGGAATTTGTTTGATAGTtccttaactttttatttattttccataacAATTGTGAAATTTCAAACCTTTTCCAAATAATTACTAATTCCTTTATGATTTGTTTCATAAGCATTCAATTGAATTTCGATATTATTCaacaagttttttaaagtacttttcttttcattttttactaattttcatttttaacttgcggtaacataataacataatataagtcttattagtttaaataaaagtttacagtaaataaaatgcttttttataacacattttattctcaaaatattaattaaattaaatgcttccCATAATCAGTTTTATGAcagtatttaagtaaattagttattctattattcttacaaatatttttattgcaaaataagttGTTTAATGGTAGTTTTTCGTGGTACATATTATACAAGACggccattattaaaataaaggtgTTTTTCCCCccataaagaaacaatttttaattagtgtTATTTAGACAATAAGAATTGATTTAAACAAACAGATACAGTTCTGTTTCGCCAGGGGTTACAGTAGCactataaaacagtttttagaGTAAAACAAACAATGCaagtacaaaaatgtttttaaatattaatattttaaacgtattttGATTTTGCTATCGTATTTACAGTCACAATTACgttttatacttatattttataaatcattttagcAATCGTGTTTTTCCTTAGCAGAAACGTGCTGCAAGCAAATTTTATGCAGAAACGAGGAGGTTACTTGAATCTGATCTTGCACCATCGGGAACACTCATTGCTTAAAAAGGAACAGCATGCtagaacttaatttataaaagactAACTACAAATAACCCAGTTTTCACGcgaaaaatttacaattgctCAGGGAAATCATGATTACTaaagtttttatacaaaataaatacaaaaagcatTTGGATACATGCAATTCGAGCAGAAGTaaagtgattatgcctaaccatgtgatttaaatcagatttaattggatacctgtaagcgacatcacgcgtgtgtgtcgaacctgattggcttttGAATGGACCAATACCATGATTTACCTACGAATACGTCCCTTGCAGGCATCCAATTGTAAATGTAAAAGTGATGctgatattaaaatgtttgaaaatgctAATTTTCTGTACTTGCTATGCCATTTTATCACAGGAAAATATCCAGTATCCATACAATGCCATTTTAACCCCTGATAGAGAAAAAccgagcaatatttttcatttaaaaaatctaatttctaatCTAAATAGTATCTACACCAAGTATGATCTGATTTGGTTCagtccttttttttcattatcgggcattaagcacttttactttaattatggCCACTCTGTAGACGTTCAGAAGACaagataaaagataataaagaaGGCATAGAGTTGAAAACCTCTTACTTCCGATTTCCTTGCCCCAGCCAGTAACAAAACATTTGTGAGAAAGAATAAGTTCATTGTTGGTTGTCCCTTCAGAAGGCATGCATACCACATTTACATTAGCTCTCCGTTTAGCTGGTCTATTTAGTTGAACGAGAGCAATATCATGCAGCAGCGATCGGTTATTAAAAGTTGGGTACACAACAATCCTTTTAACATCGAACTCTTCATAATTGTAAGGCTCTGATGTAGAAGAAACATCGTGTTCTCCAAGGcgaacttttaaaacatttggagaagtgctaaaaaaaagattaaaagttattttaattgaagtggaaaacctataaaaaaaacattttgaatagttGCAACATTTccatcaataaataattgtgagagtcatggtggctcaggggatagagcgatCACCTTCTAATGAAGTaacccaggttcaaatcccactgatgactggttgatacggattctgcaattttcaaaataaaatttatcacgtGATCTATAATGTAGTGCTTTGTTTCTGAACTGCAAGTAGGGGGAATGTGAGgtttttaatttacaactgCTAATAAGAAGTTGCAAAACAAATAGTACACATGAAGCTTTAAATTTTGGTTGCGTTTCTCAGAAATAGTTTTGAACTTTGTTGCACCGAGCTAATAGAAACTAGAAattgacatttctttttttccaatgaaataataaacaaacagTTTCTGACAGCATTGTACTGAATTCTGATAtccctattttaaaattgttacaagtttcgaaaacttctttttttactgaaaaatgagCTCCCGATTCTTATAAATAAAcctcagaaataaaaatatggaaaaggctgaattgtacaaaattttacttcGTATAGTCATGTTCTCATATCTCAATAGGGCACTTGATTtatgatatgaaaaattttaatttatattattcaataataaaattattgctaatgGCACAAACCTCATggttcaaagaaatttttaatgcataaaattttaactattcatttcgatgctcattatttttttgcttattattattcatttttctttattctcatCATTATTTCATGTTCATTGTAAtacttaatatgtatttaaattttttaatgttcatattaaatcttttttatttaacgatgatttcataattaattgtgCACtggacttattttttttcatattcttttaaccttcttaaaattttatttacagagtTAATGCAAACAACAAAAGTGTGTAAAAAGGAGTaagatttcaaaacttaattaattattccagTTTATACTAAacttaattcaatattaaaacacTATGGTAAAGTTATTGAGAGTAGAACTGAAATCATATCAACCGATACATGGTTATCAGCTGAAACGGCTGGTGAACACATTGTCACCATCATGCTTTTGGTCATAAAATTGTGGCGCCTTAACGTCTATTAGATTATTGATCAATGGCTTACTATTTTTGGAGTgcattgtaaaaaatggatactcaaatctCAAGAACTTTCCGGTACATGCTCCGAGCGAACgtttcgtcaaagtgacgaaataactatagCCACTTCTTGATGCCATGGTTGATCATTTTTTCGTAAGCTCTATATAGGTGGATCAACGTCACCCCTACAACACAAGAAAGACAGATTGAACAAAGAGATAAATTACATCCATGCCCGAATGGGATTCGATCCCGGGATCTTCCTAGTTTGATGTTAACTCTTTGACCACTATACAATCGGTCGACTTATGTCGTCATTCTTCTAGTTTCGATCGtctagtttttatttcagttttgacATTCTAGTTAATTAACTCCCACAATGCACAGCGTTTAGGTTCCAAGTCAAGGAAATAGTTCGCATTTCTTCCCAAATAACGTGATTTCTTGGCGAAATGATTCTcgatattaacaaaatgcaactCAAGGACTGCAGAATCGTCAAAagtaagaatttcatttttgagaGTGGACTTTACAATTTGTTTATACttcatgaacatttgagcgatTTGTTATAaagtaaacatatttcttaCTATTCATCAACACAATGAGCTGCCGTAAGAATCCAATATTCATCGACTAATGATGCTCCACATACGTAGAGGTCTTGAGGTTTTTCCAAAATAGCAGCCTAAAGTAAACAAGTAATTTATATGTTAGAATTTTGGTATTGTTTGAAAacgtaaactaaaattttgatactGTTTAAAAACGTATATCAAAATtctaatattgttaaaaaaaagtatattagaattttgatattgtttaaaaacgcatattagaattttgatattgcttaaaaaagtttattagaattttgatattgcttaaaaaagtatattagaactttgatattgtttgaaaacgtatattagaattttgatattgtttaaaaacgcatattagaattttgatattgtttaaaaaagtttattagaattttgatattgcttaaaaaagtatattagaactttgatattgtttgaaaacgtatattagaattttgatattgtttaaaaacgCATATTACTTGCACCATCGGGAACACTCATTGCTTAAAAAGGAACAGCATGCtggaacttaatttataaaagactAACTACAAATAACCCAGTTTTCACGCGAAAAATTTACGATTGCTCAGGGAAATCATGATTACTaaagtttttatacaaaataaatacaaaaagcatTTGGATACATGCAATTCGAGCAGAAGTaaagtgattatgcctaaccatgtgatttaaatcagatttaattggatacctgtaagcgacatcacgcgtgtgtgtcgaacctgattggcttttGAATGGACCAATACCATGATTTACCTACGAATACGTCCCTTGCAGGCATCCAATTGTAAATGTAAAAGTGATGctgatattaaaatgtttgaaaatgctAATTTTCTGTACTTGCTATGCCATTTTATCACAGGAAAATATCCAGTATCCATACAATGCCATTTTAACCCCTGATAGAGA
This window encodes:
- the LOC107443846 gene encoding tryptase alpha/beta-1; this encodes MDTMQIHFAYMIIIWLLSSSVVLTQFLSTIAALRSQCHCMEYWECVGSGGKPYSYCSYSSKVCCFIDPNAVSIGILPIQKKSENCGTKGPHDERDGFTEPGEWAWHAAILEKPQDLYVCGASLVDEYWILTAAHCVDEYTSPNVLKVRLGEHDVSSTSEPYNYEEFDVKRIVVYPTFNNRSLLHDIALVQLNRPAKRRANVNVVCMPSEGTTNNELILSHKCFVTGWGKEIGNDEHTVVLKEVNVPLWRNDDCERALRFHFGPNYKLPATSLCAGAEGRDACDGDGGGPLTCEKKGRWYQVGIVSFGIGCGQPNTPGIYTRVESYSNWIHRVVATTH